The following nucleotide sequence is from Apium graveolens cultivar Ventura chromosome 4, ASM990537v1, whole genome shotgun sequence.
TTTCTGCAataacagcaacaacaacaacaatttatacaacaacaacaacaacagttcCAGCTTCAGCAATAATATCAGCTCAGAGAGCTGAATCAAACTGTTAGTTTTAAATCCATTAAGTCTGTcaacccccagagtttaagggtgaAGTGGACCCTGTTGCTGCCCGaatttggttaaaggagatggaaaaggcttttacCCTCATCCAAGTAAGTGAGGATCTTAAGACAGACTATGCGAGTTATTTTCTTATGGGTGAtgcaaattattggtgggagtccactCATGCTTTAGAAAGAGAAGGTCCTGTCTCTTGGACCAGGTTCAAAGAGTtgttcttggagaaatattttccagATTGTTTGGAAAATCAGTTGGAGGTTGAGTTTCTAGAGTTAAGACAAGGCGAAAGGAGTGTGAcggaatatgaggccaagtttaaAAAATTGTCCCGATTGGTCCCTAAATATGTGAGTACGGAGACCCAGAAGGCAAGGAGGTCTCAACAAGGGTTGAATCCAGAAATTCGCAACGGAGTTGTAGctttgcaactcaagacatatccCTCTGTAGTTCAAGCCACTCTATTAATAGAGAGTGACCATAAGTTGGCCGCCAAAGAAAGGGGTGATAGAAGATGAAGTCTGAGGGTGTTACCAATAAGGCAGATCAAGGAGAATCCAGTTAGAAGTTTCAGAAGCGGTTTAgccaaaatatgaataaaagattcAGGAGACAGGGTTTTCCCTAGGCTAGGCCAAGTGCCACTTCAGTTACTTCTGCTCCAACCCAGTTAGTCAAGTCGGTGGTGGATTGTAAGTTGTGTGGCAAGAGACATAATGATCAGTGCAAAGGGAATGTTCAATGCTTCAAATGTGGTCAGAAAGGTCATTATGCATCAGAGTGCAACTCAGAGAAACCCGCAGTTACTTGCTATAGCTGTGGTAAGGTTGGACATCTTGCTAGGAGTTGTAGGACTACTACTCAAGGCAGTACCAGAGGTAGTGGATCCCAAGGACCAGCATCCAGCACGGCCAGAGCCAGAACCTTCAAAATGACAAAGATATCCAATGCTCAGGATTCggatgtagttgcaggtacgtTTTCTCTCAAATCCATACTTGTTAAAGTTTTATTTCATTCATGAGCATCTAAGTCCTTTATATCaaaggaatgtgtgaataaaatATCGAAAGACAGCTgcttgaccatagaagtggccaaTCGGGATAAAGTTTCAGTGAGTCAATTTTGTCTTAAGTGTCAACTAGAAATCCTAGGGCATTCTTTTTCTGCTGAACTAATACCCTTCGAACTAGGagagttcgatgtgattttaggaatggatACGTTGTCCCaatataaggcaaatattgactgtAAGAAGAAGAAAATTGTGATGTTTGTAGAGGATAATATCAGGGTAAACTATCAAGGACAgaggcaagaaaagaaatttttcTCGATATTAAAGACAAGGAAACtgttaagacaaggatgtgaTGCTTATTTAGTCCATATAGTGGACACTGAGAAAGAGACACCTAATCTGGACGAGATTCCAATAGTAAGGGAATTCTCAGAAATCTTTCCAGATGAGTTGCTAGGACTGCCACCAGATCGTGAGATCGAGTTTTTCTATTGACCTAGTTAccggagcagaaccagtttcaaaggctccatATTGTATGGCCCCAGtagagatgaaggaattagctaagAAACTTCAGGAATTGCTGGATAAGGGCGTGATTAGGCCAAGTTTTTCCCCGTGGGGTGCAGCAGTGttattgtaaagaagaaggatggaagtatgaggttgtgcattaaTTACCgggagctgaacaagttgactatcaagaataagtatcccctacccatgattgatgatttgtttgatcatcTTAAAGGAGCGTGCCATTTCTggaagattgacttaagatcgggctatcatcagttgaagattaagccTGAAGACATACCTAAGACTGTATTCAGaactagatatggacattacgagttcctagtgatgtctttttgattgaccaatgcaccaaccgcttttatggatttaatgaatagggtgtataaggagtacttggataagtttttattgtatttattgatggcATCCTCATCTACTCAAAGACTAAAGAAGATCATGTAGAACACTTGAGGATTGCCCTACAAAGGCTGAGAGAGAAACagttgtacgctaagttttcaaagtgcgaattttggttggatGAAGTTCAAATTTTTTAGGTCATGTAGTGGGTAAGGATGGTATCAAGGCGGAACCTATAAATATTGAGGATGTATCCAAGTGGGAACAACTAAAGACCCCGACGGAAGTTAGGAGTTTACTTGGATTGGCAGGTTATTACCAAAGATTTCTAAAAGTCTTTGCCAAGATTGTGACTCCATTGACCAAtctgaccaggaagaatgagaagtttatctGAACAGAGAAGTGTGAGGAAAGCTTCCAAAAGTTGAAGAaaagattagtgacggctccaaTGCTATCAATGCCACATGAAATACGACACTTCATAATCTATATTGATGCTTCCTTGAAGGGTTTGGGCTGTGTGTTGATGTAACATGATAAAGTTATAGCCTACACATCCAAACAGTTAAACCCCCATGAGCAGAAGTATGTAGtacatgatttggaattggcagcaattgtgttcaCGTTGAAGCtatggagacactacctatatggagaaaaatgcgagatctacatagaccataaaagtttgaagtacatattcacacatgATGATCTAAATAtaagacaaaggagatggttggaactgattaaggattatgattgttccATTAATTACCACCCGGGAAAAGTCAATGCAGTGGGAGATGCCTTGAGCaaaaaggaaagattgaatatgattaGGATTGTTGAGGAGTTAGCAAAGGAATTGAAAAAGTTGGAAATTGAATTTCGAATGCCAGGAGGTAATAAAGAGCAATTGTATGAGATTACTTTTCGGCCAGAATTGATGGAAAGAATTAAGAAGTGTGAGGAAGAGGTCATGAATCAAGGATTTGATAGTTTGACTGGAGAAGAAATTTGTACTTAAAAGGATAGCAAAGGTATGTTTAGGTTTTCCTCTAGAATATGGATCCCCAATGTGACTGAgctgaagaatgagattttgtgaGAAGCCCATattctaggttttctattcaccttggaagcactaagatgtatcaagatctgaagaagaacttttggtggccaggaatgaaaaaggaaatagcTGATTGGGTTAGTAAATGTCATATTTGCCAAACAGTAAAAatggaacatcaaagaccaagtggattgttataAACCTAGAGATTTCACAGTGAAAATGGGAAGAAACtgcaatggattttgtagtaggattaCCATGGACGAAATCGAATCATATGCTATTTGGGtgattattgatagattgactaagtctgCACAGTTCCTTCCGATCAACGAAAGATATTCTTTGGATAAGTTAGGTAAGATGTATTTGGACGAAATTATGACCAAACATGGAGTCCCTGTTTCAATTGTGACTGaccgagatccaaggtttaactcaagattttggatgAAATTCCAGGAATGTTTGGGCACTAAGTTGAagatgagtaccgcttatcatccccagacagatggtcaaagtaagagaacgattcagatgatagaagatatgttgagagtatgtgctttggattttaaggaaactgggatgatcaccttccattaattgagttttcctataatAATAGCGATCATGCAAGTAtaggaatgccaccctatgaagccttgtatggacataagtgtaggtccccactttattgggataaagtgggagaaaagaagttgttaggtcctgagttagTTCAACAAACCAAGgacgtagtgatattgattcagaAAAGATTAGAAGTAGCTCAGGATAGGCAGAGAAAGAACGTAGACTTGCATCGAAAGGATATGGATATAGAAATAAGATCATTGGTATTGTTGAAAGTCtcaccttggaaaggattggttagatttggacagaaaggcaagctgagtcctaggtatatcgaaccatttgaggtattaagacaaGTAGGTAAAGTTGCCTATGAGTTAGCGCTGCCGCCGCAGctgcaacatattcataacgtgttccacgtatctatgcTGAAGCGGTATATCcctgattcgaaccaagtcaCTGAGTATTAGCCAATCAAGCTTCATCCAGATTTGTCCTACGTCGAGCGGCTAATCCAGATCCTAGACCGTAAAGAGCGAGTCTTTAGGAATAAGTCcattcctatagtaaaagtactttggagaaattctcgagtggaagagtccacttgggaattagagtcagatatgcttgataaatatcctcacttgtttaattagttaagattctgaggacataatcttttaaagggggaaggttataacgactcgtatttCTGTATTAGTAAgagtgtaattattaaataaataaataaataaaatatgttatgaTTCTGTCAGCAGTATGTTATATTTGATATTAATTGTATGTGTTTCCGTGGTAtacgaggattatttgtataattaaatgGTGAGCCGTATTATTTTGTTTTTactttaaaaagtgattttatgaaggatttattttcataatattGGAGTTATCTCTAAAACTATTTTTATGGCTTtatataatttcaataattatttatggaaatttataaaatttagaaaataatatttcatcaattatttatccctaaatgattttctgattgtattttagtgtaaattcagtattaaattccagaatatttcaaaaatcatgaaacttatatttccttaagtttggaatattttggagaattttaaaattatttcggaattTTTTAGGATTTTATTCACCCCTATGTTATTCGATAAATCTTAAAATGCGGGTATATTGtgctttttaaaaatgatttaacaattatgaaaattttatattattagtttctaattatttcgagaattttaaaactattctgGTAATTTTTCGGGTTATATTTACCCGTAAGTTTGCCCGTTAATTTGCTAATTCCGGAGTAAATTCAACCTACTGGGATAACAAAGAAAAATCAAAATAGATAAAAACTAATACCCTTATCTCTTCAATCTCTCTgatctctctctctatctctctcacatctctctcaatctctctcgcTCTTGTCTCTCTCCTCAATCTCTCTTTCATGCCTCTCTTACCTCTCTGTTTCATTTCTCTTCCTCCTTCTCTTCCACGGTTTTCCCTGGTGCCGATCCCTGTGGTTTCATTGCCGCCGCCGCCTAGTTTTGGTTCCAGTCAAAGGCCTCGAAGGTTGAAGTCTGTTTAAAGTCAGACTAGCGTTTAGTTATAAAGCtctgcaaggaaagtacccctgaccatatcttttatggttcagtaatatatgaagagatgttgatttaaattttgtattggaatagaacgttttaagttacgtatcatttgttattaaaaatatttttttaattgatgttttggggaaaaagtaacttctgaaattGTCTATCTCTAAATTGTGAATAATATTGAAAAGGTTTTGAAGTGTGCTGTGATAAACGTGTTTcgaaaagagataggtataaatggttttgaaaactggataaaatggatcagatattggatgaCATTGGGTAAGTGGCCCGTAACGGCCCAACATGGTGGCGTAAGTGGCTAAGTTGGTTGCACGCCCTATTCAAACCGATTAGTCTAGCATGACAGAGACTTatctagtctctgagttccggaacaggttttGTGGGATGGCAGATAGAGCCGTCCATATTTGATAGCCTAATCATCTGACTCATCATTGATCATCCAATATATCTGAGCAAgattttgtggttcccgtaataAAATagatggttttatggttcctgtaatggaacagtggttctgaaaatgaaaatagcatgctaaaattggactctggtaatttgcacaacacacgactgatgttattattttacagagaatgctagttgttgatatctaGTTTATACATGCTTTACTTCTTTTCATAAATGAtttatgatttatgttcctataattgtttatcataaactattttacttgttattcatatagtggtactgctgagcaattgattgcgCACCCTTGCAACATGTTCCTAGGAGACCCATCCGTCATTGTTAGGGCAGAtttccttgtgaggaaactctaactattgaaagttttaaaagaacatagagattaagtgttacttgttatattttgcagGTGCACAGAGTACAAAAGAAACAGCTGCTGAACAATAGTCTGTTGACCCTCAGTTAAACTTTAATGTACCAAGTGTTGATAatctccctgcaggtctaagtactgatactttcctgcAGTCCATTCACTCTACTATTCCATCACCTGAAATTCTccatgttgttgctgaagatatagtatcacaacagtccattcataaagatcTATTCACTACAGGATCACCACATTACTCCACAGGTACTGAGGTTCTCGAAGTAAATTCTGAAGCTCCAGTTCATCTGtctacaattcttgaagatgtggagttaactgctaaTGGTATGGAAGTTTCTGAAGCTACTGGATCACATACAACCCCAATTTCTGATTCTATCTTAAATGCTGAAGTTGGAGATAAAGTTCAGCAGATAGTTCAAAATCCAGTTGTTAAAGAAGGAACTGTCCATCAGGCAGcatctaatgatggtgaagaagctgcTACTTTAAATGCTCTTATTGATCCTAAGGATGATCTATTCTTCCCAGAAGATATGCCTAAACATGTGAGACAACAAAAGCTGAAGGAATTAGATGCTATGAAGAAattataatgactcgtatatACGTATTATCAAGAGTATAATTATCgaataactaaataaataaaataagttatggttttgtcagcCGTTAGTTGCCTTATTATTAACTGTGTTTGACTTGTTTGCGTTCGAGGATTATTAATAAGGTTAATTGTTGAGCTGAATGgttttgttttcacttttaaaagtgattttattgaagatttattcTCATTAATATTGCATGGTTTTATAAATTCAATAAATATTTtcgagattttataaaattacaaatcaatatttcattaattatttatcgtTAAAAGCTTTTTGATTATATTAAgtataaattcaatattaaattccagaatgcttcaaaaattatgaaactcatgtTTTCTTAGGTTTttaatatttcgagaattttaaaattatttcggaaatttttcggATTAAATTCACCAGCACATTTGGTCGTTAAATTGTAAAATGCGTGTATAGAGTGCGATTCAAAAATActttgaaaattatgaaaaattaattatattagtttttaaatattccgaaaattttaaaattaatttattaattttacgGGTTATTTTTATTCGCGCGATTGTTCGTTAAATTGCAAAACCGGGACAAAATGAAGCTGTCAGAAAGGGGAAAAGACACATGTTAGGATTTCGGCTATTCAGCACAAATGTGGCAGAAGATTATTTCTTGTttgatataaaaaaaatatacacaCAAAACATGTACACAGATACACTCCCTCgatctctctatctctctctcaatctctcttcTCTCATTCTCATTCTCTGTCTCTCCCGAGTCTTTCTCCCTTCCATGTTTCTTCTCCCCCTCTCGGCTGTTCTTTCCCATGGTTCTATTCGGAAGACCCGAGAGATGGAATTGgactaaagatagcctagtggTCAGTCGATAAGTTCAGCAAGATTCCAATCGAAGAACTTGAGTGCTGaagtcagatccaggatagtTTAGTGGTTAGACTATAAAGCCCGAGCGTCCAAGTCGGTCCAAAGTCAACTGGTAATAGTTATTAAAGCATATCAAGACAAGTACCCCTAACCATACTTTTATGGTTCAATATATATGAATGAActgttattttatttttaaaaaggaatataaacgttttaagttacgtatcccctgtatctGAAAGTGTTGTTTAAATTATGTTTTGGAGAGAAGTAACTTCTgaagtacctatctctaaaatgtaATTAATACGGAAAAGGTTTCGGAAAGTGCGTTGTGATAAAATTGCTTTAAAAAGAGATAGATAAAAGTGATTTTTGGGAAAACTGGATAAAGTGAATTATTTTGATCCACCAATGTCGTGtaatgttttgatccacctatgtcgtggaatgttttgGTCCACCTATGTCGTGAAATTTGGAAAGAGGTAAAAAGGGAAAATTCAGTTAATCTATTGGAGTTGTGTAAGAGGCTCGTTGTTCGGTAATGACCCAGCAGATGGTGGcataagtggctaattcggttgtgcacaTTGTTAACCAGATTAATCCAGTGTGGGGGAGTCCTATCTAGtctcccaagttccggaacataTTCTTTATTCTGGACGACCGTCAGTCGATGTCCGGCGATGATAGACTAATCAActatcttcacccgttgaacATCCAACAAAttttttgatttaattttgaatctgTTTAAAATTCAACTTGTGTGGAACATgtgatttgaaaatgaaataaCATGCTAAacttggactctggtatttatgcacagcacatgactgatgttattgttttacagagcatgctagttttgaatacCCAGTTTATACATGTGTTATCTATTTTACaacaagttatgatttctgttcctataactgttttattataaattgttttacttgttattcatatagtggtactgctgagcaattgattgctcacccttgcaggATGTTTTGTaaatatattgcagatgcctaggagacctTTCCGTCGTAGTCAGGGCaaagttccagttccttccgtatCAGGCTCCCATGAGTTTGTTGTGTCAGACCAGatatggtctgttgagttgctatattaagttagttgtgtcagAATTATTAATTTGATTTGTTTGTAGTAATaatgtaacctaagtcatacttaaacctgaaaaagatcttggtaaagtTGTCATACTTATGTATTAATACTGAGTTGAATTgtattgttgttattattgttggtaacgtcaactcctgaccctggggttgaggccgtcacagttggtatcagagctgtaggtttaaGTACCTTATTTATGTTAGGAGTAGAGTCGAAAGAGTGTGGGAAATTTTATATAAAGgtatgagtcagcaactcaaatagaggagcgagtctaaga
It contains:
- the LOC141719057 gene encoding uncharacterized protein LOC141719057, coding for MEKAFTLIQVSEDLKTDYASYFLMGDANYWWESTHALEREGPVSWTRFKELFLEKYFPDCLENQLEVEFLELRQGERSVTEYEAKFKKLSRLVPKYVSTETQKARRSQQGLNPEIRNGVVALQLKTYPSVVQATLLIESDHKLAAKERGDRR